The Papaver somniferum cultivar HN1 chromosome 6, ASM357369v1, whole genome shotgun sequence genome segment CCTTGGTGGTAGATTTTCTAAGATGAGATGGATTTTGATCGGCTAGCTTATGAACATCATCAATGATTTTTCTAAACATAAAATATCAATCAATTGCTCTTTACTAAATGGTTGAAGATGGGATTTTCTGGTTCTTCTGAATCTGTTTGTCAATAGAAGTGCACGCATACATAGAATTCTTGCATTGGACATTAGCTTGAGCAGCAGCACCGAGAATCCCCTGACAATAAGGCTGTGCAACCCCATTTCGAGCATTAACACCAGCATATGGACTAAAACCACCACCTCCAGCGGAACCAATTTTTTGCCTTTGATCAGTAGTCATTAGACAATACAGCATATGTCCTTCAAACCTTTTAATTGGTTCTTCTAAAGCCCTTCTTGCGCCATCAACAGTTTTATAGATAAACAAAGCAAACCCTTTAAATCTCCCGGTGTTCATATCAGACCCCAAAGGACCTTTTTCGATTTCCCCATACTTGGAAAAAAACGAGTGTAGTTTCATAACCGATATCTCAGAATCTACATTACCTACAAATATTTTCCTCTGCTGTTGTTGATTTGTAGCTAAACGGCAAATCGCCGTTCGATTACCGATCTTTTTTGAAGGCTctttcaaagctttcaacacagaTTTTCGATGCTTGTATAATATGAAACCGTACCCTTTAGATTTCCCTGTATTTCTATCAACAACAACTCTACATTGGATGATATCGCCATAAGTTGAGAAAATCTCATTGAGTTGTTCTGCTGTTGTTTCCCAATCTAATCCATGAACAAACAACGTACAATGAGACGGATCTTGATCAGCTCGTTTGCGAATTTCTTGAATGATTCCTCTGTTTTCTGTTGATACTGAACGGATTATACCAACTAGCTGTTCTTTACTGAATGGctcaagaagttttgttaaatcttcttcttcctcctcctctgttttttcatcttctttttcctcttcctcctctgttTCTTCTTGTACTTCTACATCATCTAGTTCAGAATCCATTTCTGGTTCTGTATTCACTTCATCCTCAACAACCCTTTGTACGTTGGCCATTGACTGATCAAGTTTAGAGCAGAAGTTTGGAGTTGGGGAAAAATAATTGGGTGAAAAATGATAATCAATCTGCCAATCCGGGTATGAAATGGTTTTGGTGTTCTGGAAATGAAATATTTATGTGGGAATTAACAGGAATATTTGCATTTCTGGACTTGGATAGGAATGAATCTTCTAGAGGTCGGTCCATCCCCTAAAGTACCTGGTCTCTGTGTTAATCTTGCAGTATGCAGCAGCAATTTAATGTCCATGGTGGAGATTGTATCACAGTGAAATCCTTCCGAATCAAAAATAGTTCAGACTTCATTTAATGAGGTTGAGTGCTTAAGTGCTGCAAGTCCTTTCCCCAGCTACATTCTTTACCACTACTCCTATCGTATTACCAATGTACTCAGCAGTTTAAAGTCCTGAGAGTATAGTGTCAGTTTTGACTGATGGTGTAAGGTCATCCTCATCACCAAGATCACGAAGCCATCAGTAGTTTTGGTGGTCTAAAAATATTGAAATGGAATTTTTATGTGGGAATAAAACAGCACTTATTGCATTTTATAGTTTTAGAGATTGTTAATTTGTTATACATGTATGATCGTGGTATTATTCTGAGGAATTTGACCTACTGGTATTTTGCCTTTTCGTCTAGTGGTAGTGATGGATCGACAAAAAAGTGTATGTAACGAACTGAAAGAACACGGTCATGCGTCATGGCAAACGAGTAGGACTTTTTTGTATATGCACCAATAATTTTTTCTGAATTGCGGTTGAAACATGATCAAATGGAGGGATTTGTGTTGGTGTGACTTCTGACTTCTGAGCAGTGTTAGATAGTTAGTTACATTTGGGCCATGCTGTGTTGGGCTATTCAAATTGTTTAATGATGATTTTCCGTAAGAACTCCGAGAAGGCCGCAACCCGCATTATGGCAGACGAATTCCTTCACTATAGCATAATTGTAGACCATAAT includes the following:
- the LOC113290507 gene encoding UBP1-associated protein 2A-like, whose translation is MANVQRVVEDEVNTEPEMDSELDDVELVGIIRSVSTENRGIIQEIRKRADQDPSHCTLFVHGLDWETTAEQLNEIFSTYGDIIQCRVVVDRNTGKSKGYGFILYKHRKSVLKALKEPSKKIGNRTAICRLATNQQQQRKIFVGNVDSEISVMKLHSFFSKYGEIEKGPLGSDMNTGRFKGFALFIYKTVDGARRALEEPIKRFEGHMLYCLMTTDQRQKIGSAGGGGFSPYAGVNARNGVAQPYCQGILGAAAQANVQCKNSMYACTSIDKQIQKNQKIPSSTI